From the genome of Impatiens glandulifera chromosome 9, dImpGla2.1, whole genome shotgun sequence, one region includes:
- the LOC124916604 gene encoding ATP-dependent (S)-NAD(P)H-hydrate dehydratase, which yields MQAASTIIKRQQLLIRGFLIHQRMQSAMSIAGLEVDALGILRAITPPLDPTRYKGQAGKIGVIGGCREYTGAPYFSAVSALKIGADLSHVFCTKDAAPVIKGYSPELIVHPILEESYSVRNGDEQSVSAKVLAEVIKWIERFDCLVVGPGLGRDPFLLDCVSDIMKHARQSNIPIVVDGDGLFLITNRLELIKGYSLAVLTPNVMEYKRLVRKVLNCEVNDDDNDQEKATQQLLALSKGIGGVTILRKGRSDLISDGETVRAVSMYGSPRRCGGQGDILSGGVAVFLSWARKHQNGGELLDMNPTVLGCIAGSVIMRKAAWLAFEQKRRSTVTADIIDCLGRSLDEICPATVITP from the exons ATGCAAGCTGCCTCTACGATTATCAAAAGACAACAGTTGTTGATTAGGGGTTTTCTCATTCATCAAAGAATGCAATCGGCTATGAGCATCGCTGGCCTGGAGGTCGACGCTTTGGGAATTTTGAGGGCAATCACTCCCCCGCTTGACCCAACTCGCTACAAAGGCCAAGCTG GGAAGATTGGTGTAATTGGTGGTTGTCGTGAATACACTGGTGCTCCATACTTCTCGGCTGTTTCTGCTTTAAAAATT GGTGCAGATTTATCTCATGTTTTCTGCACTAAAGATGCAGCTCCTGTTATAAAAGGCTATAGCCCTGAGTTAATAGTGCATCCGATTCTAGAAGAGTCATATAGCGTCAG GAATGGAGATGAACAATCTGTGTCAGCTAAGGTACTTGCTGAGGTTATCAAGTGGATTGAACGATTTGACTGTCTCGTTGTTGGACCAGGTCTTGGTAGAGATCCATTTCTCTTG GATTGTGTGAGTGACATCATGAAGCACGCAAGGCAGTCAAATATTCCGATTGTCGTAGATGGG GATGGCCTCTTTCTTATAACTAATAGGCTTGAGCTGATAAAGGGTTACTCTTTAGCTGTTTTAACGCCGAATGTAATGGAATACAAGCGACTGGTTCGAAAAGTACTAAACTGTGAAGTAAACGACGACGACAATGACCAAGAAAAAGCTACACAACAACTGCTTGCGCTCTCTAAAGG GATTGGTGGTGTGACGATTCTAAGAAAAGGAAGATCTGATTTAATCAGTGACGGTGAAACAGTGAGGGCGGTGAGCATGTATGGATCGCCTAGACGTTGTGGAGGGCAGGGAGACATACTTTCTGGAGGTGTCGCGGTTTTTCTCTCTTGGGCGAGGAAACATCAAAATGGAGGAGAATTACTAGATATGAATCCGACTGTTCTGGGATGTATTGCGGGATCAGTTATAATGAGGAAGGCTGCTTGGCTTGCTTTTGAACAAAAGAGGAGGTCAACTGTTACTGCTGATATTATCGACTGTCTTGGAAGAAGCTTGGACGAAATATGCCCAGCCACTGTCATCACTCCTTAA
- the LOC124916602 gene encoding matrix metalloproteinase-2-like, which translates to MTPPRRKKWTEVEERTLIEKYGEMERDRTLAKMKTREKKYKPIALYVNSVHHFVDPITYPWQWTWKDVSTKVQNMRHQYALVKQKIKKHSLVVSDSGLEEFDWVEGLTHWSNFSRYKEVFGDVTVNLNGNDLMVDIVAADPNIENGDGFDNNGMEIIQFGHLGHHHHHAGEGDFAEGFDGGENGVLSLDFDYEGGGDELGEENHNCGNNHHPKEDVDDGYVYEDHDHDHEHSNNAFDEAKKKRKVMKGLEKKAWGFLSKQTSQLKELETRLEQREVERDRERQKREQLMAERREAYERDREERDRKREERERRREELRMERNLELEAMEREMEEREKRRREEELIYERKREERMNGRREEWKKSIEEMVNQYRVGMGEIQSRIVHEQQNLTGQLLGLISQWTGQGSVISDHHNNGGASNHYLSQMMVNDMVVVHEEEEEDPRVVEGGNHLHHQDDDQFIVDG; encoded by the coding sequence ATGACTCCTCCTAGAAGAAAGAAATGGACGGAGGTAGAAGAGAGAACCCTAATAGAAAAGTACGGGGAGATGGAGAGAGATCGAACTCTCGCCAAAATGAAAACCCGTGAGAAGAAGTATAAACCCATTGCTTTATACGTCAATTCTGTTCATCATTTCGTAGACCCGATTACTTATCCATGGCAATGGACATGGAAAGACGTTTCCACCAAAGTGCAGAACATGCGTCATCAATATGCTCTGGTTAAGCAAAAAATCAAGAAGCATAGCTTGGTTGTTAGCGATTCAGGTTTAGAGGAGTTCGATTGGGTTGAGGGATTAACACATTGGTCAAACTTTTCAAGGTACAAAGAAGTATTTGGCGATGTCACTGTTAATTTGAATGGTAATGATTTGATGGTGGACATTGTTGCAGCCGATCCCAACATTGAGAATGGGGATGGTTTTGATAACAATGGAATGGAGATTATACAATTTGGCCATCTtggtcatcatcatcatcatgctGGTGAAGGTGATTTTGCAGAAGGGTTTGACGGTGGTGAGAATGGAGTATTGAGTCTTGACTTTGATTATGAAGGTGGTGGCGATGAACTAGGCGAAGAGAATCATAATTGTGGGAATAATCATCATCCCAAGGAAGATGTTGACGATGGGTATGTGTATGaagatcatgatcatgatcatgagcATAGTAATAACGCGTTTGATGAagcgaagaagaagaggaaggttATGAAGGGTCTGGAGAAAAAGGCATGGGGGTTCTTGTCAAAACAGACGAGTCAGTTGAAGGAGCTTGAGACCCGATTGGAGCAGCGCGAGGTGGAGAGGGATCGTGAGAGGCAGAAGCGCGAGCAACTTATGGCGGAGAGACGGGAAGCGTACGAAAGAGATAGAGAAGAGCGTGATAGAAAGAGGGAAGAGAGGGAACGCAGGAGGGAGGAGTTAAGGATGGAGAGGAACCTGGAATTGGAAGCTATGGAAAGGGAGATGGAAGAAAGGGAGAAGAGAAGAAGGGAGGAAGAGTTGATTTATGAAAGGAAACGGGAGGAGAGAATGAATGGAAGGAGggaagaatggaagaagagtaTTGAGGAAATGGTGAATCAGTATAGAGTTGGAATGGGCGAAATTCAGAGCAGGATCGTTCACGAGCAACAGAATTTGACGGGGCAGTTGTTGGGATTAATATCTCAGTGGACGGGACAAGGAAGTGTTATTTCAGATCATCATAACAATGGGGGAGCTAGCAATCACTATCTTTCCCAAATGATGGTAAATGACATGGTTGTtgttcatgaagaagaagaagaagaccctAGAGTTGTTGAGGGAGGtaatcatcttcatcatcaagatGATGACCAATTCATTGTTGATGGATGA
- the LOC124916424 gene encoding protein ECERIFERUM 26-like, with the protein MNDIPTKEQEQKGIFGIRISSVGPGHISGQDASHEPSNMDLAMKLHYLRAVYYFQSPAFSEIGVNQLKAQTFDWLEHFYVTCGRLRRADPSGRPYIKCNDCGVRFIEAECTKTLDEWRQMKDPDLDHHELQNSVHFDKLLVPNQIIGPDLHFSPLVLIQVTKFRCGGASVGLNWSHLLGDVFSLTTFINALGSLSSGHHLPLSFTHKAQILLDKTEHIPTDQSYSDPVCIKRVGPVGDHWTIIAQEHNKMELFSFQLTDTQINELKRLNMCGHEQKIPSFGLICAVIWKSIAHVKNGPEPNTVTVCRGKDPKESLLVNGQSVFVVEAQFSVSKGDPLDLAALINDASEDERRKIEETMEREKGLSDFMVYGANLTFVDMEGADLYGFKVQGNRPIYVNCFLDSIGDDQEGVVFVLPCPNKNEGNLITLMMPQSYGHQLMLRLKNELFA; encoded by the exons atgaatgaCATACCTACTAAGGAGCAAGAGCAGAAGGGTATATTCGGAATAAGGATATCGTCGGTCGGACCGGGCCATATATCGGGACAGGACGCGAGCCATGAACCGAGCAACATGGACTTGGCGATGAAGCTGCACTATCTAAGGGCGGTGTACTACTTCCAAAGCCCAGCCTTTAGTGAGATCGGTGTTAACCAGCTTAAGGCGCAAACTTTCGACTGGCTCGAGCATTTCTACGTCACATGCGGTCGTCTCAGACGGGCAGACCCTTCCGGCCGCCCCTACATCAAGTGTAATGATTGCGGTGTCCGTTTCATCGAGGCCGAGTGTACCAAGACGCTCGATGAGTGGCGCCAAATGAAGGATCCTGATCTTGATCATCATGAGCTTCAAAATTCCGTTCATTTTGACAAACTGCTTGTTCCCAACCAGATCATTGGACCCGACCTTCATTTTTCTCCTCTCGTACTTATCCAG GTGACTAAATTTCGATGTGGAGGAGCCTCAGTGGGCCTTAACTGGTCCCATTTGCTTGGTGATGTCTTTTCCCTAACCACTTTCATTAATGCATTGGGTTCACTATCATCGGGCCACCACCTGCCATTATCGTTCACTCATAAGGCCCAAATACTCCTCGATAAAACAGAACACATTCCGACTGATCAAAGTTACTCCGATCCAGTTTGCATAAAGAGGGTCGGTCCAGTTGGAGACCACTGGACTATTATAGCCCAGGAACATAATAAAATGGAACTTTTCTCCTTCCAACTCACAGACACACAAATCAATGAGTTGAAGAGGTTGAATATGTGCGGCCATGAACAGAAAATTCCATCCTTTGGGCTTATCTGTGCTGTCATTTGGAAAAGTATAGCCCATGTTAAAAATGGGCCTGAGCCCAATACTGTGACGGTATGCCGAGGAAAAGACCCTAAGGAAAGCCTGCTTGTTAACGGACAATCGGTGTTTGTAGTGGAGGCCCAATTTAGTGTTTCGAAAGGTGATCCATTAGATTTGGCGGCGTTGATAAATGATGCGAGTGAGGACGAGAGAAGAAAGATAGAAGAAACGATGGAAAGGGAGAAGGGCTTATCGGATTTCATGGTTTATGGGGCCAATTTGACATTTGTGGATATGGAAGGGGCCGATCTATATGGGTTTAAAGTGCAGGGGAATAGGCCCATTTATGTGAACTGTTTTTTGGATAGCATTGGAGATGATCAAGAAGGGGTTGTTTTTGTTCTTCCCTGCCCTAATAAAAACGAAGGGAACCTTATCACGCTTATGATGCCCCAATCTTATGGGCACCAACTCATGCTTCGGCTCAAAAATGAGCTATTTGCTTAG
- the LOC124916739 gene encoding protein RALF-like 24, producing MPKIQIQPLLVLHLMIIAQLWSSEFPIMCDGFSVSGLSSVRTTSDLEEMGRVCKGKMGECSTEMEEGMDSESNRRMLVMQKNYISYGTLKRDMVPCSTPGSSYYNCRAQANPYNRGCEVITGCARSISDIKS from the coding sequence ATGCCCAAAATTCAGATCCAGCCTTTGCTTGTTCTTCATCTTATGATAATTGCTCAACTGTGGAGTAGCGAGTTCCCAATTATGTGCGATGGATTTTCAGTTTCCGGGCTGAGTTCGGTGAGAACAACATCTGATTTAGAGGAAATGGGAAGGGTTTGCAAGGGAAAGATGGGAGAATGTTCGACGGAAATGGAAGAGGGAATGGATTCAGAGAGCAATCGGCGGATGTTGGTGATGCAGAAGAACTATATAAGCTATGGAACACTGAAGAGAGACATGGTTCCATGTTCAACACCTGGGTCTTCATATTACAATTGTAGGGCACAGGCAAATCCATATAATCGAGGCTGTGAAGTCATAACCGGTTGTGCTAGAAGCATAAGCGACATCAAATCTTGA